A single Xylanimonas cellulosilytica DSM 15894 DNA region contains:
- a CDS encoding Spy0128 family protein, whose product MTLRRAISGATAAVLVLLSAVTTGGAAAAEPDTGGINAEPAATVGVSTNPTRPAALAAPSKEVDPATHHEFPGVEDTDYYISSRNPGRIWTDKTVFSTDVAVPKDMQDEENPIPDLQVGEDELAVALSAVGSTRHVSREVPTPVDVSLIIDNSTSMRQCVGNTNMCTGASADDNPYTKSRAAAMVEALNVAIGIIAENPANRIAVTQFSENSGEFVDLGTPKNAPRPSAQATFIGGPYVYLTHSGSTMTLTMTDDTRTGNARTRTLTVGGGSTNIHRGVATGMGLLAQANSVTGENQRIPNVILFTDGEPTYSASVTNWWAPGASGANHGPNSPTATQYYGNGFKAALTASLLKNKIEAVYNDEAFNLAHARTPVEASVYTIGLGVSGLSEQGRQLAYATLDPGKTNPATPTVNPMLEQFNVAFGEYNSSGSPEVLVNRTTGQNPQDVFFRVTHPTVNGYVEYEPTTLRYNKEFHSPVTQEDLERAFESIAQQIVDPPNYPVEVSSSTATDGYVTFVDELGPYMQVTDFNRLAFCSVVPPVIDPNDCANVTFTNPTRTPSGLTDTYVFKGQYPANGLGASPDDEDISSIHVTVTRGATLAQGDIVTVKIPAAMLPIYDKQIKLAANGTPTITPYASHPLHAYYKVAPKAEVLSFLGDVTTTLSMAERDALTAYINDHTDSGKVRFYSNAFDAGSAAGKTTATFTPAKKNDFYRFSVDTPLFRTDGSPLLFSDWATLDESIPLYYEDIVYINEGNGPEAVKMRVDTTVTALLAAKTDTMVVKQGPLGQAVAPAGMRDYGSRPRNLDHSKCAPDALTWDEGSPVPCAEGDLENTTGTASMVRVTKNEQEQVVVALGNNGYLEYEVPGRLTITKRVAAGLNLDPNDDDEFRFSVEFTGAPGVYPFGVYALTNMTAPLYIGEMSSGDTITLLADQRAVIAGLPDGATYKVTEFDLPPGYEPVSATPEGVIAVPQAQPVAVEFLNTYAPTRTDAVATPTVAKEIDGRGWVVGDAFKARLCPGSGPVTVPLPNPDEGGCQTVILDTDGHTKDFGTLSFTTPGTYTYTLTEVGELAPGFSYSAAEYRWVVDVYDDYSGVLQARTRLEQTRSDNGDPVNPGLEVIGSATFTNTYAVGSVSGPLDATKRVVDSTASDGDGTRAPKLSHAFRYWYLDVEGGDDAGAPAAPTFPDGTPGGTYDVEVRSTPDSSSVASPRLTFTQAHVGHAYYYAVEEIDGRAEGVTYDQGVFIYRLEVTGPAPGDVPSEGLTVHVTPTRCEVPDKRNVDFDALLSACTDYKSDTYPVFTNYYDAEAAEVPLGGTKVLTGRPWVGTDAFTFTLEGFGTETLDAIARGDVILPGVSETVVSVTVDADAAADEGDGSRSFTFDSIAFKRQGAYQFVVKEQIPTQLLGLTYDEHWLYYDVIVTDDDVDGQLDFVVIAQDGEPSRTFANQYSAYRAFSGVDVLKVLTGRELRLNEFEFRVSPENAASAARLNISPEGKTVASGERPDEPALTTVLGPVTFDQDDLGEHFTFNVSEVKGSAPGVTYDDRAYTVILKPVYDAESGELDVLTTVTVGLTTTTYSARAAEQPVVTFTNAYAPTTWDLAKSSDRDATVTPGQEITYTLTATNTSKEGAAPLTSVVITDDLSDVLGAADNPKAHWVGFVGDGGKYASIDGSTLTWELDELSGTKTLSYTVVVDDAAHDVTLRNAVTGMGGVDPEGGGGGEVPPESCVAGTPVADLDDDCVTVHVTGPAWTIAKSSPTATEVKPGDTIVYVVDVTFLGNEGSVIPGVVVIDDLSDVLEHATLDQESIDPLVGEAELVDGTLRWTIGDLTENARLTYAVRVNDDAHGVDLVNVVTGSGGTGEDGDDEGEIPPIACATDEVDPECTTVHSTDPAWTIAKASPTATEVNPGDTIEYVVDVTLLGDEGRSIPSVVVIDDLSDVLEHATLDQESIDPSVGEAELLDDGTLRWDIGNLTEDATLRYSVTVNRDAKAYGATLRNLAWGTSTGADVDDGEPEVVPPAQCTEMSPCSTDHEVATPTWTIEKSSDSVAVPGGMLTYELTVTNTGDIPLWGATITDGPVAHGEGVTDIWDFLDGGGWDGKYTVRVGEGEIEYLEDTNRSDGLQHTITELGAGEHVVVTFTVKLPDQLDGIHLRNTVTGSLIPDPAGPGEAPNPSFPPADCAIPSGEAPCSVDHTYPPSTEWTLDKTAVTPSGTSSVKPGDTVTYTLTVQNTDAKNAVTQIVVTDDLAEVLADGVVTLDALAVPDAGTVRQEGTTLIWDVGTLAAGKTVTYTYSVTVVESATAYGTTLHNAAWGTGRGITEDGLDEVLPPVTCAEADPCSTDHEVPVPEWMLAKSSDTDTAAPGGDITYRLTVTNTGDVPLYDAQIADGPREQAKGITDIWSALGADGWNGAYTVQIDDGDPVGYTDTDVSDGLQAELAMVPVGSTAVVTFTVTLPTTLETVHLRNTVTGALPGDPDGPGYAPAGCSEPGPDDVCSADHEYVVARMGPPPSENGPSAVTGGEVLGTVGTKLAALVAAAGLMTVAGLLLVRRRREESTE is encoded by the coding sequence CCGCGGCGATGGTCGAAGCGCTGAACGTGGCGATCGGGATCATCGCGGAGAACCCGGCGAACCGGATCGCCGTCACGCAGTTCTCTGAGAACTCGGGCGAGTTCGTGGATCTCGGAACACCGAAGAATGCGCCGAGGCCCAGCGCTCAGGCGACCTTTATCGGCGGACCCTACGTCTACCTGACCCACTCGGGCTCGACAATGACCCTCACGATGACGGATGATACCCGCACTGGCAACGCCAGGACTCGGACGCTGACTGTTGGTGGCGGCAGCACCAACATCCACCGCGGCGTGGCAACCGGCATGGGGCTTCTCGCACAGGCGAACTCGGTCACCGGGGAGAACCAGCGGATCCCCAACGTCATCCTCTTCACCGACGGCGAGCCGACGTACTCCGCGAGTGTTACGAACTGGTGGGCGCCCGGGGCCAGTGGCGCGAACCACGGCCCGAATTCGCCTACAGCGACACAGTACTACGGCAACGGGTTCAAGGCGGCGCTAACCGCGTCATTGCTAAAGAACAAGATTGAGGCCGTCTACAACGATGAGGCGTTCAACTTGGCCCATGCCCGAACCCCGGTGGAGGCAAGCGTCTACACCATCGGCCTAGGGGTCAGCGGGCTATCGGAACAGGGACGGCAGCTTGCCTACGCGACGCTCGATCCGGGCAAGACGAACCCCGCTACGCCTACTGTTAACCCGATGCTCGAGCAGTTCAATGTGGCGTTTGGTGAGTATAATTCGTCCGGAAGCCCTGAAGTTCTAGTCAACCGGACAACCGGGCAGAACCCGCAGGACGTCTTCTTCCGGGTCACGCATCCGACGGTGAATGGTTACGTCGAGTATGAGCCGACCACCCTGCGCTACAACAAGGAGTTCCATTCGCCTGTAACACAGGAAGACCTGGAGCGGGCGTTCGAGAGCATCGCTCAGCAGATCGTTGACCCGCCGAACTACCCCGTCGAGGTCTCCTCGAGCACGGCGACGGATGGCTACGTGACTTTCGTCGACGAACTCGGCCCGTACATGCAGGTCACGGACTTCAACCGGTTGGCGTTCTGCTCGGTGGTCCCTCCTGTGATCGACCCGAACGACTGCGCGAACGTGACCTTTACTAACCCGACGCGCACCCCTAGCGGACTGACCGACACGTACGTCTTCAAGGGTCAGTACCCGGCCAACGGGCTGGGCGCCTCGCCGGACGACGAGGACATATCGAGCATCCATGTGACTGTGACACGCGGCGCGACCCTTGCACAGGGTGACATCGTCACCGTGAAGATCCCGGCCGCGATGCTGCCCATCTACGACAAGCAGATAAAGCTCGCGGCGAACGGCACACCGACGATCACGCCCTACGCGTCACACCCACTACACGCCTACTACAAGGTGGCGCCCAAGGCGGAGGTGCTCAGCTTCCTCGGTGACGTTACAACGACGCTGTCCATGGCCGAACGTGACGCCCTGACCGCATACATCAACGACCACACGGACTCCGGAAAGGTGCGCTTCTACTCGAACGCATTCGACGCCGGCAGTGCAGCAGGCAAGACCACCGCGACGTTCACGCCGGCGAAGAAGAACGACTTCTATCGTTTCTCGGTGGACACACCGCTGTTTCGTACCGACGGCAGCCCTCTGCTGTTCAGCGATTGGGCGACCCTGGACGAGTCTATCCCCCTCTACTACGAGGACATCGTCTACATCAACGAGGGCAACGGCCCAGAGGCCGTGAAGATGAGGGTTGACACCACCGTCACGGCACTGCTTGCGGCGAAGACGGACACAATGGTCGTGAAACAGGGCCCATTAGGCCAGGCTGTCGCGCCGGCTGGGATGCGAGACTACGGGTCGCGGCCGCGGAACCTGGACCACTCGAAGTGTGCTCCCGACGCCCTCACATGGGATGAAGGCTCACCGGTGCCATGCGCGGAGGGCGACCTCGAGAACACCACGGGCACCGCCAGCATGGTGCGTGTGACGAAGAACGAACAGGAGCAGGTCGTCGTCGCGCTTGGCAACAATGGGTACCTGGAGTACGAGGTGCCCGGACGGCTGACCATCACCAAGCGCGTCGCCGCCGGGCTGAACTTGGATCCGAATGACGACGACGAGTTCCGGTTCAGTGTTGAGTTCACAGGAGCGCCAGGGGTCTACCCGTTTGGCGTCTATGCCCTCACCAACATGACGGCCCCGCTGTATATCGGCGAGATGAGCAGTGGTGACACCATAACTCTGCTTGCCGACCAACGAGCTGTGATCGCGGGCTTACCTGATGGGGCCACGTACAAGGTCACGGAGTTCGACCTGCCCCCGGGGTACGAGCCGGTGAGCGCGACCCCGGAAGGTGTCATCGCCGTCCCGCAGGCTCAACCGGTCGCCGTTGAGTTCCTGAACACCTATGCGCCCACGCGCACCGATGCCGTCGCGACGCCGACGGTGGCGAAGGAGATCGATGGTCGCGGCTGGGTCGTCGGCGACGCCTTCAAGGCGAGACTGTGCCCCGGTTCCGGACCCGTTACCGTTCCACTCCCCAACCCCGATGAGGGCGGCTGCCAGACAGTCATCCTCGACACCGACGGGCACACGAAGGACTTCGGCACGCTGAGTTTCACCACCCCGGGTACCTACACGTACACCCTTACCGAGGTGGGCGAACTCGCTCCCGGCTTCTCATACTCGGCCGCCGAGTACAGGTGGGTAGTTGACGTGTACGACGACTACTCGGGAGTGCTCCAAGCGCGGACCAGACTCGAGCAGACGCGTTCGGACAACGGCGATCCTGTGAATCCTGGGCTCGAGGTGATCGGCTCAGCCACGTTCACCAACACCTATGCTGTTGGATCGGTCAGCGGCCCTCTGGACGCTACCAAGCGCGTGGTGGACAGCACCGCGAGCGACGGGGACGGTACGCGGGCTCCCAAGCTCTCCCACGCATTCCGGTACTGGTACCTGGATGTCGAAGGGGGCGACGACGCAGGCGCCCCGGCCGCGCCGACTTTCCCTGACGGGACCCCCGGCGGGACGTACGATGTCGAGGTCAGGTCGACCCCAGACAGCTCCAGTGTCGCTTCCCCAAGGCTGACCTTTACTCAGGCGCATGTGGGACACGCCTACTATTACGCCGTCGAGGAGATTGATGGGAGGGCGGAAGGCGTAACCTATGACCAGGGGGTGTTCATCTATCGCCTGGAAGTGACCGGTCCCGCTCCAGGCGACGTGCCCAGTGAAGGGCTGACGGTGCACGTTACTCCGACGCGTTGCGAAGTCCCGGACAAGCGAAACGTCGATTTCGACGCGCTGCTGAGCGCCTGCACAGACTACAAGAGCGATACTTACCCTGTCTTCACCAATTATTACGATGCGGAGGCAGCCGAAGTCCCACTGGGGGGCACCAAGGTTCTGACGGGTCGCCCGTGGGTTGGTACCGACGCGTTCACCTTTACTCTCGAAGGCTTCGGCACGGAGACTTTGGATGCCATTGCCCGTGGCGATGTCATCCTGCCTGGCGTGTCGGAGACTGTCGTGTCGGTGACGGTAGATGCTGACGCCGCGGCAGATGAGGGCGACGGTAGTCGGAGTTTCACGTTCGACTCTATTGCGTTCAAGAGGCAGGGTGCGTACCAGTTCGTCGTGAAGGAGCAGATTCCGACGCAGTTGCTCGGCCTGACGTACGACGAGCACTGGCTCTACTACGACGTGATCGTGACTGACGACGACGTCGATGGCCAGCTTGACTTTGTGGTGATCGCACAAGACGGCGAGCCGTCTAGGACGTTTGCCAACCAGTACTCTGCATATCGGGCGTTTAGCGGCGTCGACGTGCTCAAGGTGTTGACTGGGCGAGAGCTTCGCTTGAATGAGTTTGAGTTCAGGGTCAGCCCGGAGAATGCGGCGTCGGCTGCCCGACTGAATATCTCTCCCGAGGGCAAGACGGTCGCGAGTGGTGAGCGTCCCGATGAGCCCGCCCTGACAACCGTCCTGGGTCCCGTCACCTTCGATCAGGACGACCTGGGCGAGCACTTCACCTTCAATGTCTCGGAGGTAAAGGGCTCAGCACCGGGCGTGACCTACGACGACAGGGCCTACACGGTCATACTCAAGCCCGTCTACGACGCGGAGAGTGGCGAGCTCGACGTCCTCACGACAGTGACCGTTGGCCTCACGACGACCACCTACTCGGCACGCGCGGCGGAGCAGCCAGTAGTCACATTCACCAACGCTTACGCCCCGACCACCTGGGATCTGGCCAAGTCCAGCGACCGGGATGCAACGGTCACACCCGGCCAGGAGATCACCTACACGCTCACGGCGACCAACACGTCCAAGGAGGGAGCCGCACCGCTGACGAGCGTGGTGATCACGGACGATCTCTCGGACGTCCTGGGGGCCGCCGACAACCCGAAGGCACATTGGGTTGGCTTCGTCGGTGACGGCGGGAAGTACGCCAGCATCGATGGCTCCACTCTCACCTGGGAGCTCGACGAGCTCTCCGGCACGAAGACGCTCTCCTACACGGTGGTCGTCGACGACGCAGCCCACGATGTGACGCTGCGGAACGCCGTGACGGGCATGGGTGGCGTCGACCCCGAGGGCGGTGGCGGCGGAGAGGTGCCGCCGGAGTCGTGTGTGGCCGGTACCCCCGTGGCGGACCTCGACGACGACTGCGTCACCGTGCACGTCACGGGCCCGGCGTGGACGATCGCGAAGTCCAGCCCGACCGCGACCGAGGTGAAGCCTGGCGACACGATCGTGTACGTCGTGGACGTCACGTTCCTCGGCAACGAGGGCAGCGTGATTCCGGGCGTCGTCGTCATCGACGATCTGTCCGACGTGCTGGAGCACGCCACGCTCGATCAGGAGTCGATCGATCCGTTGGTCGGTGAAGCGGAGCTGGTGGACGGCACGCTGCGGTGGACGATCGGAGACCTGACGGAGAACGCCAGGCTGACGTACGCCGTCAGGGTGAACGACGACGCCCACGGCGTCGACCTGGTCAACGTGGTCACCGGGTCCGGTGGCACGGGCGAGGACGGAGACGACGAGGGTGAGATCCCGCCGATCGCGTGCGCCACTGATGAGGTTGACCCTGAGTGCACCACGGTGCACAGCACGGACCCGGCGTGGACGATCGCGAAGGCCAGCCCGACCGCGACCGAGGTGAACCCTGGCGACACGATCGAGTACGTCGTGGACGTGACGCTCCTCGGCGACGAGGGTCGTTCGATCCCGTCCGTCGTCGTCATCGACGACCTGTCCGACGTGCTGGAGCACGCCACGCTCGATCAGGAGTCGATCGATCCGTCGGTCGGTGAAGCGGAGCTGCTGGACGACGGCACGCTCCGGTGGGACATCGGCAACCTCACTGAGGACGCCACTCTCCGGTACAGCGTCACCGTGAACCGTGACGCGAAGGCCTACGGCGCCACGCTGCGCAACCTGGCCTGGGGCACCAGCACGGGAGCTGATGTGGATGACGGCGAGCCCGAGGTGGTCCCGCCGGCGCAGTGCACCGAGATGTCACCGTGCTCGACGGACCACGAGGTGGCGACGCCGACGTGGACGATCGAGAAGAGCTCGGACTCGGTGGCGGTCCCGGGCGGCATGCTCACCTACGAGCTCACGGTGACCAACACTGGTGACATCCCGCTCTGGGGCGCCACCATCACCGATGGTCCCGTGGCTCACGGCGAGGGTGTCACCGACATCTGGGACTTCCTCGACGGCGGCGGCTGGGACGGCAAGTACACCGTGCGGGTCGGCGAAGGGGAGATCGAGTACCTCGAGGACACCAATCGGTCGGACGGTCTGCAGCACACCATCACCGAGCTGGGTGCCGGTGAGCACGTGGTGGTGACCTTCACGGTCAAGCTGCCTGACCAGCTCGACGGCATCCACCTACGCAACACGGTGACGGGGTCGCTGATCCCGGACCCGGCAGGCCCGGGCGAGGCGCCCAACCCGTCGTTCCCGCCGGCAGACTGTGCCATCCCGAGCGGGGAGGCGCCCTGCTCGGTCGACCACACCTACCCGCCGAGCACGGAATGGACGCTGGACAAGACGGCCGTGACGCCGTCGGGCACCAGCAGCGTGAAGCCGGGTGACACCGTCACCTACACGCTGACGGTCCAGAACACCGATGCCAAGAATGCCGTGACGCAGATCGTCGTCACGGACGACCTTGCTGAGGTGCTCGCAGACGGCGTCGTGACGCTGGACGCATTGGCCGTACCCGACGCGGGCACGGTGCGCCAGGAGGGCACCACGCTCATCTGGGACGTCGGCACTCTGGCCGCCGGCAAGACGGTGACGTACACCTACTCGGTGACGGTCGTCGAGTCGGCGACGGCGTACGGCACCACGCTGCACAACGCAGCGTGGGGCACGGGCCGCGGCATCACCGAGGACGGTCTGGACGAGGTTCTTCCGCCGGTGACGTGCGCCGAGGCGGATCCCTGCTCCACCGACCACGAGGTCCCAGTTCCCGAGTGGATGCTCGCCAAGTCCTCTGACACGGACACGGCGGCTCCCGGTGGCGACATCACCTACAGGCTGACGGTGACCAACACGGGCGACGTGCCGCTGTACGACGCCCAGATCGCCGACGGCCCGCGGGAGCAGGCCAAGGGCATTACGGACATCTGGTCCGCGCTCGGTGCCGACGGTTGGAACGGCGCGTACACCGTCCAGATCGACGACGGCGACCCGGTTGGCTACACAGACACCGACGTGTCTGACGGCCTCCAGGCGGAGCTGGCAATGGTTCCGGTGGGTTCGACGGCCGTGGTCACCTTCACGGTGACGCTGCCCACGACGCTCGAGACCGTGCACCTGCGGAACACGGTGACTGGCGCTCTTCCGGGTGACCCGGACGGACCGGGCTACGCACCGGCCGGGTGCTCCGAGCCGGGGCCGGACGACGTGTGCTCGGCGGACCACGAGTACGTGGTCGCGCGGATGGGCCCGCCCCCCAGCGAGAACGGGCCGTCGGCCGTCACTGGCGGAGAGGTGCTGGGAACCGTGGGTACGAAGCTGGCCGCCCTCGTGGCAGCCGCTGGGCTGATGACGGTGGCAGGGCTCCTGCTCGTCCGTCGTCGTCGGGAGGAGTCGACCGAGTGA